A DNA window from Bos indicus x Bos taurus breed Angus x Brahman F1 hybrid chromosome 16, Bos_hybrid_MaternalHap_v2.0, whole genome shotgun sequence contains the following coding sequences:
- the LOC113907025 gene encoding glycine cleavage system H protein, mitochondrial-like — MALNNSRPRAPSSQLAQARSGPGPPRPPRPRRPDRRALGAAWSPSAPVRTWRCARSAACAHLAPGAPCSPRPCGLRVGAVWALRTGPARLSVRKFTEKHEWATTENGVRTVGISNFAQEALGDVVYCSLPEVGTKLNKQEEFGALESVKAASELYSPVSGEAAEINKALAENPGLVNKSCYEDGWLIKMTFSNPSELDELMREEAYEKYINSIEE; from the exons ATGGCGCTGAacaact cccGGCCCCGCGCCCCGTCCAGCCAGCTCGCTCAGGCTCGCTCCGGCCCGGGGCCGCCCcgtccgccccgcccccgccggccGGACCGGAGGGCTCTAGGTGCCGCGTGGAGCCCCTCTGCACCGGTGCGAACGTGGCGCTGCGCGCGGTCGGCAGCCTGCGCCCATCTAGCACCCGGCGCGCCCTGCTCGCCGCGGCCCTGCGGACTGCGGGTGGGTGCCGTCTGGGCGCTGCGCACGGGCCCTGCTCGGCTGTCGGTGCGGAAATTCACAGAAAAACACGAATGGGCAACAACAGAAAATGGTGTTCGAACAGTGGGAATCAGCAATTTTGCACAGGAAGCTTTGGGAGATGTTGTTTACTGTAGTCTGCCTGAAGTTGGGACAAAGTTGAACAAACAAGAGGAGTTTGGTGCTTTGGAAAGTGTGAAAGCTGCTAGTGAACTCTATTCTCCTGTGTCAGGAGAAGCAGCTGAAATTAATAAAGCTCTAGCAGAAAATCCAGGACTTGTCAACAAGTCTTGTTACGAAGATGGTTGGCTGATCAAGATGACCTTCAGTAACCCTTCAGAACTAGATGAACTAATGAGGGAAGAAGCATATGAGAAATACATAAACTCTATTGAGGAGTGA